A single region of the Verrucomicrobiota bacterium genome encodes:
- a CDS encoding TolC family protein, which translates to MSKRSIFLSYLAILGFIPGVLLHAEEPLTLSDALAMALQKNPTLQVHAFGARMVEARILQAGIRPNPNLSVEFENFLGTGELSGVKSLETTLQLSQVIDLAGSRAQRVETEKASLDVAGADYETQRIEVFAEVARRFIESVAGERKLEMAKSARELSEEIVESVRVRVEAGQTTPIELNKVRIALALSQVDEEHSEHELASSRQALAAILGEKEPTFGDINADLMTLSEVPDFPSLVQRLEKSPVLARYKVEARWREAQVQLEQSLRRRGPLLSGGLRRVEASDDFGLVASVSLPFPFQDQARGNVQEARVRREQVDTLEKATRLDMISTLFAVYQEMIHVRTFFTRLKEEIIPLAEETNELAEQGYFKGRYSLLEMQDAQRSLIDLRKQVIANAAAFHIFVIEIERLTGTPLLGDF; encoded by the coding sequence ATGTCTAAACGTTCAATTTTCCTATCCTATTTGGCGATCCTGGGCTTTATTCCAGGAGTCTTACTACACGCGGAAGAACCGCTTACGCTTTCAGATGCGCTTGCGATGGCGCTTCAAAAAAATCCCACTTTGCAGGTGCATGCGTTTGGGGCGCGCATGGTTGAAGCGCGCATTTTGCAAGCCGGTATCAGGCCCAATCCAAACCTCTCGGTTGAGTTTGAAAATTTCTTAGGCACCGGTGAATTGTCTGGCGTAAAAAGTCTGGAGACAACGTTGCAGCTCAGTCAGGTGATCGATCTTGCCGGTTCACGGGCTCAAAGAGTCGAGACCGAAAAAGCTTCCTTGGATGTTGCCGGTGCGGACTATGAAACGCAAAGAATTGAAGTATTCGCAGAGGTGGCTCGCAGGTTCATCGAAAGTGTGGCTGGCGAGCGAAAATTGGAAATGGCCAAGAGCGCCCGAGAGCTTAGTGAGGAAATAGTAGAGTCGGTTCGTGTCCGGGTCGAAGCCGGCCAGACTACGCCGATTGAATTAAATAAGGTACGAATTGCCTTGGCGCTCTCGCAAGTGGATGAAGAGCATTCCGAGCACGAGCTTGCCTCGAGTCGGCAGGCATTGGCTGCCATATTGGGTGAGAAGGAGCCAACTTTTGGAGATATAAATGCCGACCTGATGACTCTCTCCGAGGTGCCGGATTTTCCCTCGCTGGTCCAACGACTGGAAAAAAGCCCCGTGCTTGCCCGCTACAAGGTCGAGGCCCGGTGGCGTGAGGCGCAAGTCCAGCTCGAGCAAAGTCTGAGACGACGAGGCCCGCTCTTGAGTGGCGGACTTCGTCGGGTAGAGGCCTCTGATGATTTCGGGTTGGTCGCCAGCGTTTCCTTACCATTTCCGTTTCAAGATCAAGCGCGTGGCAATGTCCAGGAAGCGCGAGTTCGCCGGGAACAAGTGGACACCTTGGAGAAGGCTACCCGCCTGGATATGATTTCCACACTTTTTGCAGTATATCAGGAAATGATCCACGTGCGCACTTTTTTTACCCGGTTAAAGGAAGAAATTATTCCCTTGGCAGAGGAAACTAATGAGCTTGCCGAACAAGGTTACTTCAAAGGTCGTTACTCGCTTCTTGAGATGCAGGATGCGCAACGCTCGCTTATAGACCTTCGTAAACAAGTCATAGCCAACGCAGCAGCTTTTCATATTTTTGTCATCGAAATCGAACGGCTGACCGGAACCCCTCTATTGGGGGATTTTTAA
- a CDS encoding efflux RND transporter periplasmic adaptor subunit, which produces MKIRLPITILTVLALGGVGAFLIIRSNVSQSENSSDGHGAAIDEEVVKGPHNGRILTDGDFTLELAIFEEDVPPEFRAWFSQGGRTLPPEEVDLTVKLIRPGNKVDTFVFAPIEDYALGDMEVGEPHSFSYEIEAKYSGRTHRWAFDAPEMQTVIDENAAEIAGMEFAAAGPATLDDSLTVYGQVKFNENKLARAEPRFGGIILKADKLLGDSVKAGEVVALVETNQTLLNMEVKAPIDGVIVERTATAGETVSDGDSLYTIADYSEVWVELNIPKRDQARVRIGQRVIIHPDDGGEAVVGEISWISPITHIESQTVAARVVLPNPEGRWRPGLFIKAEIALGENVVDVAVKESGIQSLFHFTVVFSQHGELYQARPLELGRRGGGFVEVLKGIEAGEHYVIENSFLVKADIGKSGATHDH; this is translated from the coding sequence ATGAAAATAAGACTTCCCATTACAATTCTCACCGTCCTCGCCCTAGGTGGTGTAGGAGCCTTTTTGATAATTCGATCCAATGTCTCGCAGTCCGAAAACTCGTCCGATGGACATGGTGCGGCCATTGATGAAGAGGTTGTCAAAGGTCCGCACAATGGCAGAATACTCACCGACGGTGATTTTACTCTGGAGTTGGCTATCTTTGAGGAGGATGTGCCACCAGAGTTCAGAGCCTGGTTCAGTCAGGGTGGCAGAACCCTACCTCCGGAAGAGGTTGATCTTACGGTTAAGCTGATCCGACCTGGGAACAAGGTGGATACCTTTGTTTTCGCTCCAATCGAGGATTATGCCTTGGGCGACATGGAGGTGGGGGAACCTCATTCTTTCAGTTACGAGATCGAAGCGAAATATTCCGGGCGGACCCATCGGTGGGCTTTCGATGCTCCGGAAATGCAAACCGTTATAGATGAAAATGCGGCTGAGATCGCGGGCATGGAATTTGCAGCCGCTGGCCCCGCCACATTAGATGATTCATTGACGGTTTATGGCCAGGTGAAATTTAACGAGAACAAACTCGCCCGAGCGGAGCCTCGCTTTGGCGGAATTATTCTGAAGGCTGACAAATTGTTGGGCGATTCCGTAAAAGCCGGCGAGGTGGTTGCATTGGTCGAAACGAATCAGACGCTCCTCAATATGGAGGTTAAAGCTCCCATTGATGGAGTCATTGTAGAACGTACCGCGACAGCAGGGGAAACGGTATCCGATGGAGATTCTTTATATACCATTGCCGACTATTCTGAAGTTTGGGTCGAATTGAATATCCCAAAAAGAGATCAGGCCCGCGTTAGAATTGGGCAACGTGTAATTATCCATCCTGATGATGGTGGTGAAGCGGTGGTCGGTGAGATTTCGTGGATATCGCCGATTACCCATATTGAATCTCAAACAGTCGCCGCCCGGGTGGTACTTCCTAATCCCGAAGGTCGGTGGCGGCCCGGGTTGTTTATAAAAGCCGAGATTGCTCTGGGTGAAAACGTAGTCGATGTAGCTGTCAAGGAGTCAGGGATACAAAGCCTCTTCCATTTTACCGTTGTTTTTTCCCAGCATGGGGAACTTTACCAGGCTCGGCCTTTGGAGTTGGGTCGCAGAGGCGGTGGGTTTGTCGAAGTCTTGAAGGGGATCGAAGCCGGCGAACACTACGTGATTGAAAACAGCTTTCTGGTAAAGGCCGATATCGGTAAATCCGGAGCGACCCACGATCATTAG